The following are encoded in a window of Roseibaca calidilacus genomic DNA:
- a CDS encoding type IV secretory system conjugative DNA transfer family protein, translated as MIKTRVLAGLGLFAALGLSLAYILATGYLALKLTGSAATLDWGLLVQNWQAIRLHHPDIWQVVWLIFLFATLGTLLLGSFVVHEGLTRFGETHWQTRPELKRNGFFAKPGRGFLLGKMGKPKSSAKFLCSTTFPHCLVVAPTGRGKGTGFVIPNLLCFVGSAVVLDVKGENFDKTSRKRRARGDKVWRFAPVDWDRPTHRYNPLQRIAALPNPDQRQMELRKTANLFLQADGENAKGLLEGGIDLFVACGILAMECNLPTIGEIYRLASSGGDKNKQYAGYAEEVRSPSARLIFERMASTNDRTLTSYLSLLMTSGLSAWDNPTIDRATAVSDFDFSTFRRKPQTVYLVVSPDNIRPLAPLIRLFFSDLIASLQDHEPGEDEPWPVMIMLDEFDRLGKMPIVAESIKTLRSYGGHLAIITQTIPALDEIYGENTRLSLQGGAGVKLYMTPSEKRTVTEVSEGVGMTTKRVVSKSRAMGRGMFDTNLSERTEERPLLTEDEAARLDLDDIILVIDGQHPARAKRIKYYEDAKLRHLFEGQTGDYPLPLGGKLNAQDAAEIDDRMVAIVQRQTEGMIAAQRVGAGAVAAPPPATAPTPRPRRVSGLLMAAKIIDISGFDPAKAPKPIFERAKTATPLLKRRSGRSSQILSKAKLISPTPENCAAVERIADILGGDAGSAAA; from the coding sequence ATGATTAAGACACGCGTTCTGGCAGGCCTTGGCCTCTTTGCCGCGCTTGGGCTTTCGCTCGCCTATATTCTGGCCACAGGCTATCTGGCGCTCAAACTCACCGGCAGTGCCGCCACCCTCGATTGGGGCCTCCTGGTGCAGAACTGGCAAGCGATCCGGCTCCACCATCCCGATATCTGGCAGGTGGTCTGGCTGATCTTCCTCTTTGCCACGCTGGGCACGCTGCTGCTGGGGTCCTTTGTCGTCCATGAGGGTCTGACCCGCTTTGGCGAGACCCATTGGCAAACAAGGCCCGAATTGAAGCGCAACGGCTTTTTCGCAAAGCCCGGGCGCGGGTTCCTGCTGGGCAAGATGGGCAAGCCCAAATCCAGCGCGAAGTTTCTCTGCTCCACCACCTTCCCGCATTGTCTGGTTGTCGCCCCCACAGGGCGCGGCAAGGGCACGGGCTTTGTGATCCCAAACCTTTTGTGCTTTGTCGGCTCCGCCGTGGTGCTCGATGTGAAGGGCGAGAATTTCGACAAGACCTCGCGCAAGCGCCGCGCGCGTGGTGACAAGGTCTGGCGCTTTGCCCCGGTCGATTGGGACCGCCCCACGCATCGCTACAACCCCCTGCAGCGCATCGCGGCGCTCCCCAATCCCGACCAGCGGCAGATGGAGTTGCGCAAGACGGCCAATCTGTTCCTGCAGGCCGATGGCGAGAATGCCAAGGGCCTGCTCGAGGGCGGCATCGATCTCTTTGTCGCCTGCGGGATCCTCGCGATGGAATGCAACCTGCCCACCATTGGCGAAATCTACCGCCTGGCCTCTTCGGGGGGCGACAAGAACAAGCAATATGCAGGCTATGCCGAGGAAGTCCGCAGCCCCTCTGCGCGGCTTATTTTTGAGCGCATGGCCTCGACCAATGACCGCACCCTGACCTCCTATCTCTCGCTTCTGATGACCTCCGGGCTGAGTGCGTGGGACAACCCGACCATTGACCGCGCGACCGCTGTGTCGGATTTCGATTTCTCAACCTTCCGGCGCAAGCCGCAGACCGTCTATCTGGTGGTCTCGCCCGACAATATCCGGCCCTTGGCGCCGCTGATCCGGCTCTTCTTCTCCGACCTGATCGCCAGCTTGCAGGACCACGAGCCGGGCGAGGACGAGCCCTGGCCCGTGATGATCATGCTCGATGAATTCGACCGGCTGGGCAAGATGCCGATCGTGGCCGAAAGCATCAAGACCCTGCGGTCTTACGGCGGCCATCTGGCGATCATCACCCAGACCATCCCGGCGCTCGACGAGATCTATGGAGAAAACACCCGCCTCTCGCTGCAGGGTGGGGCCGGGGTCAAGCTCTACATGACCCCCTCCGAGAAGCGCACGGTCACCGAGGTGAGCGAAGGCGTGGGCATGACCACCAAGCGTGTGGTGTCGAAATCGCGCGCCATGGGGCGGGGCATGTTCGACACCAATCTCAGCGAGCGCACCGAAGAACGGCCATTGCTTACCGAAGACGAGGCCGCGCGGCTCGATCTTGATGACATCATCCTCGTGATCGATGGCCAGCACCCCGCCCGCGCCAAGCGGATCAAATACTATGAGGACGCGAAGCTCCGGCATCTGTTTGAAGGGCAGACAGGCGACTACCCATTGCCGCTCGGGGGCAAGCTGAATGCACAGGACGCGGCCGAGATCGATGATAGGATGGTCGCCATCGTGCAGCGGCAGACCGAAGGCATGATTGCTGCACAGCGGGTGGGGGCGGGCGCTGTGGCCGCACCCCCGCCCGCCACAGCACCCACCCCAAGGCCACGCCGCGTGAGCGGGCTGTTGATGGCGGCAAAGATCATCGACATCTCCGGCTTCGATCCTGCCAAGGCACCAAAGCCGATTTTTGAGCGTGCCAAGACCGCCACACCGCTCCTGAAACGGCGCAGCGGGCGCAGCAGTCAGATCCTGAGCAAAGCAAAGCTCATCTCGCCAACCCCCGAGAACTGCGCTGCAGTTGAACGTATCGCCGATATTCTGGGGGGTGACGCCGGGAGTGCCGCTGCATGA